CCGGACGCCGGACAAAGTAGCCGGCGCGCGGCCGCGCCTGCAGCCAGCCGCCGTCTTCGAGACGCCGGAACACCTGGATCGCCGTCGACAAACTCACCTTGTGTCGACTCATCAGCGCGCGCACCGACGGCATCCGGTCGCCGGGCGCGAGCGTCCCCGACGCAATCACCCGGCGATAGTGCGCGGCGAGGCGTTCATATAGCGGTGCGTCGGCTTGCGCATGCGCCCGGTCGTGCGAAAGGAGAGATTCGTCGTTCAACAGATTCATCCGTTGGATCGTGCCTGCTGCAAGAACCCGTCGCCAGATACAGCCGACGGCAATTCGGAGCGGAACAGAGCAGAAAAACACGTTCCTGTAGCGGTGCAGATTCTAACGCTGTGAGTCTGTTGTGTTCGGCAGGCGGTCTTTACGCTGTGGGTTCACGGCCCGCGTATTCGAGCCACTCCGTTCACCTGCGAACATGAGCTTGCGATGAAAACCTTCGACCAACGCTACGCCCCCGGACAAATCCACGCGAACTGGTTCAAACGCGGCAGCGCCATCACCGCGCTGAACGGCGCGCTGCGACTGAGCTACCGCGACGGCTCCCTCGACTGGCTGCTGGGCGACGCGCCCAAGGTGTCGGTCGCGCTTCACGAGGGCGGCTGTCATGTGCTGCCGTATGAAGCGTTTGTCGAAATCATTGCGACGGGCGAATCCGCTGCGATTGCCAGGATTGATGCGGGCCCGGACAACAGCTCGATCGCCGCGCGTGCCGTTCGATGGTGTGTGTCGATGGCCGGGTTCAACGGCGCGCGCTTGCGCCGCAGTTGACGTCGCCGGCGCGTACGTCATTCGTCTGCAGGCTCAAGCCGTGAACGGCAATTCGGCCTGGATCGGCAGCGGCGGCGCCTGCTCGCTTGCCAGCGACAAACCGCTGACGCGCACGCCAAGCAGCCGCAGCTTGCGCGTCAGCGCGACGCGCTTCAGACATTCGGTCGCCGCGCGCCGGATCGCACCCGCATCCGATGTCGCGACGGGCAGCGTCAGGTCGCGGGTCACCGTGGAGAAGTCGTCGAAGCGCAGCTTGATGCCGATCGTGTGCCCGACGTAGCCCTTGCGCTGCAAGTCTTCGGCAACGCGCACGCATAGCCGCGTGAACGACTCCGACAGCGCGGGCCGGTCATGGCGCGGATGCAGGTCGCGTTCGAAGGTCGTCTCGCGGCTCATCGACTTCGGCTCCGATTCGACTACCACGGGGCGCTCGTCGATGCCCCGCGCGACATGCGTGAGCCACGTCGCGTACTTGAGGCCGAAGTTGGACTGCAGCAGATCGGGCGCGGCGTGCGCCAGATCGCCGACCGTGTTGATGCCGAGCGTGGCCAGCCGCTCGCTCGCTTTCGGGCCGATGCCATTGATCTTGCGGGCGGCCAACGGCCAGATGCGCGAGGGGATGTCCTCGGGCGTCAGTATGGTCAGGCCGTCGGGCTTGTCGAGTTCTGAGCCGATCTTGGCGAGCAGTTTGTTCGGGGCGACGCAGATCGAACACGTCAGGCCCGTCGCGGCGCGGACTGCCTCCTTGATGCGCGAGCCGATGTTGGCGGCATCGCCGGGCACGTCGGTGAGGTCGATATAGATCTCGTCGATGCCGCGGTCTTCGATACGTGTCGTGAACTTCGCTACTTCAATCTTGAAGAGGCGCGAGTAGTGGCGGTAGGAATCGAAGTCGGTGGGCAGGAGGATGGCGTCGGGCGCGAGCTGCGCGGCCTTCATCATGCCCATCGCCGAGAAGACGCCAGAGGCGCGCGCCTCGTAGGTCGAGGTTGTAACGACGCCTCGTCCTGCGTAATCCTTCAGTCGCGCAAAACGGCGTGTACCGTCAGCCAGCGTTTCGGGCGCCGCATTGCGCCCTCCGCCGATCACGACTGGCATACCACGCAACTCCGGATAGCGCAGCAATTCGACGGATGCGTAGAACGCGTCCATGTCGAGATGCGCGATACGGCGGACAGTGACACTCATGATGCCTGATGCGGTTGGCGATGGAAGAACGCGCGGCAGCGAGCACGACAGAAACGTTCGGCGCTGCACCCGCGTACGCCCCGACTAGCCGGGACAAGCAGCTTACCAGGTTGTCCGCGCGACCCGGATTGAAGCGACGGTAGCCGCCGCTTCACGACTTCCCTCACACGCGAAACACGTTGCCATCGGGACCGATTTTGCGCGGAATGCTCCGGTTGCCGGGCCGCTTGGTCGACACCACCGACGACGCGCCCTGAACAGCCGGCCTATTGCCCGGTTCGGTCACTTTCCTCGCAAGCCGCGGCGAAGCGGGTTTTTGGGCATGCGGACGAACTGGCTTTTGCGCCGTCGCCCCCGCCGCATGGCCGCGTGCTTCAGGGGGATTCCAGATCTCGACGTACTTTTCCGCGTGTGCCGCGGAAGTCAAAACCAGCGCGGCGAGTCCGACCCACAGACGACCTGCTTTCATTGCTCACTCTCCTGTGCCTCGCTTGTCGCTACGGACCAACCCGCCGTGCCCACCGACCGGCCGTTCTCGCACGCATAGAACGTCGGCTCGCCCGCCTTGCCCCGGCGGATGGCCTCGTCGATTTCCCGCTCGCCGAACGCCGACTTCAGGGCTGCAACGAACGCCGCGATCTCGGGCATAGGATGACCCGCGGGATGATGCACACGCATGTCCATAACGCACGTTCCTGTTCAATCGCACGCCGATACTGTATATCCATACAGGTTTTTGTGCAATTGCTCCGACGCGGCATTACGCTTCGCCGGGCGCGTCTCCTACGCCGGCGCGCAGCAGTCTAACGCGCCTGTCCAGACAGCGGACGAAGAAACGCCAGGCCGTCGCAATCTCGCGACGCCCGGCGTTCAATCGTTGACGGCCGACCGGCAAGCCGTCAGAACGCGTGACGAATCCCCACCATGCCGACGAACTGCGACGGCCCCGACGACGGCGTCGTGTTCTGCGAATCGCCGACGACGGCCACTGCGTCGGCGATCCTCGTGCCCGAACCCGATGCGATCAGCGACCTGCCGCGCGCCAGCTGGTACGCCTCGAGCGCGTAGAACGTCGTGCGCTTCGAGAGGCTGTAGGTCTGCTCGAGCGAAATC
This Paraburkholderia phymatum STM815 DNA region includes the following protein-coding sequences:
- the dinB gene encoding DNA polymerase IV, translated to MSVTVRRIAHLDMDAFYASVELLRYPELRGMPVVIGGGRNAAPETLADGTRRFARLKDYAGRGVVTTSTYEARASGVFSAMGMMKAAQLAPDAILLPTDFDSYRHYSRLFKIEVAKFTTRIEDRGIDEIYIDLTDVPGDAANIGSRIKEAVRAATGLTCSICVAPNKLLAKIGSELDKPDGLTILTPEDIPSRIWPLAARKINGIGPKASERLATLGINTVGDLAHAAPDLLQSNFGLKYATWLTHVARGIDERPVVVESEPKSMSRETTFERDLHPRHDRPALSESFTRLCVRVAEDLQRKGYVGHTIGIKLRFDDFSTVTRDLTLPVATSDAGAIRRAATECLKRVALTRKLRLLGVRVSGLSLASEQAPPLPIQAELPFTA